A genome region from Erigeron canadensis isolate Cc75 chromosome 3, C_canadensis_v1, whole genome shotgun sequence includes the following:
- the LOC122593008 gene encoding serine/threonine protein phosphatase 2A 59 kDa regulatory subunit B' gamma isoform-like: protein MIKHILNKLPKKSSSKSSHNDEDIDFGAITSSSSKVSSSSSISSKSNDEARNSNVKPGQGKKSGPVVTQVVEVVNHDSYIALPSFREVSSSEKQNLFIKKLNMCCVVFDFNDAVKDSKKKDVKKQTLLEVVDYVSSVNSKFNEVTIQEITKMVAANLFRSLPNLNHENKVLDLYDQEDDEFYMDPSWPHLQVVYEFLLRFVASSETDAKLAKRYLDHSFVLKLLDLFDSEDQREREYLKTIMHRIYGKFMVHRPFIRKAINNIFYLFIFETGKHNGIAELLELLGSIINGFALPLKEEHKLFLAHVLIPLHKPRSLSVYQPQLSYCVSQFIEKDSKLADMVIRGLLKYWPVTNSSKEVLYLSELEEILEATRAPEFEKCMVPLFRQIGHCLNSSHFQVAERALFLWNNEHIRNLITQNRKVILPIIFAPLEKNTQGHWNQAVQSLTVNVKKLLSDADQLLFADCLVKYQEYETKEKERLAKRQLTWSRLDAIAASRNEPMVISRFASSVTITTVN from the exons ATGATTAAACACATACTAAACAAGCTTCCAAAAAAATCATCTTCTAAATCATCACATAATGATGAAGATATAGATTTTGGTGCTATAACTTCATCATCTAGTAAAGTTTCAAGCTCCAGCTCGATTTCGAGTAAATCGAATGATGAAGCGCGTAATTCGAATGTTAAGCCTGGTCAAGGGAAAAAGTCAGGTCCTGTTGTGACCCAAGTGGTGGAAGTAGTAAATCATGATTCTTATATAGCATTGCCTAGTTTTCGGGAGGTATCAAGTTCAGAAAAACAGAATTTGTTTATCAAGAAGTTGAATATGTGTTGTGTAGTGTTTGATTTCAATGACGCTGTTAAGGATTCGAAAAAAAAGGATGTGAAGAAACAGACATTGCTTGAGGTTGTTGATTATGTTTCCTCAGTTAATTCAAAGTTTAATGAAGTTACAATTCAGGAGATCACGAAAATGGTGGCTGCTAATCTATTTAGGTCCTTGCCTAATTTGAATCACGAAAACAAAGTCTTGGATTTGTATGATCAAGAAGATGATGAGTTTTATATGGATCCTTCATGGCCACATCTGCAAGTTGTGTATGAGTTCCTTCTTAGGTTTGTGGCTTCATCGGAGACAGATGCAAAGCTTGCCAAAAGGTATCTTGATCATTCATTCGTGTTGAAGTTGCTTGATCTTTTTGATTCAGAAGATCAAAGAGAAAGGGAGTATCTTAAGACAATCATGCACCGGATATATGGAAAGTTCATGGTGCATCGCCCGTTTATCAGGAAAGCCATCAACAATATCTTCTATCTTTTCATATTTGAAACAGGTAAGCACAATGGGATAGCCGAATTGCTTGAGCTTTTGGGTAGTATAATTAACGGGTTTGCTTTGCCATTGAAGGAAGAACATAAGCTTTTTCTTGCCCATGTTTTGATCCCCCTTCACAAGCCCAGAAGTTTATCGGTTTATCAGCCGCAACTATCATACTGTGTTAGTCAGTTTATTGAAAAAGACTCCAAGTTGGCCGATATGGTGATTCGTGGTTTATTGAAGTATTGGCCTGTAACTAATAGTTCAAAAGAGGTCTTGTATCTAAGTGAATTGGAGGAAATACTTGAAGCTACACGGGCTCCGGAATTTGAGAAGTGTATGGTCCCTTTGTTTCGTCAGATTGGTCATTGCCTAAATAGCTCACATTTTCAG GTTGCAGAACGTGCACTGTTCCTATGGAATAACGAGCATATAAGGAATCTAATAACTCAAAATCGCAAGGTGATTCTGCCCATTATATTCGCCCCCTTGGAGAAAAATACTCAAGGTCATTGGAACCAAGCCGTTCAAAGCCTAACTGTAAATGTCAAAAAACTACTATCAGATGCCGATCAATTATTATTCGCAGATTGCCTGGTCAAGTACCAAGAATATGAAACCAAGGAGAAGGAAAGACTAGCAAAGCGACAGTTGACATGGAGCCGTCTGGATGCCATTGCAGCTTCCAGGAACGAGCCTATGGTCATCTCGAGGTTTGCCTCTTCTGTTACTATCACCACTGTGAATTAA